From Drosophila subpulchrella strain 33 F10 #4 breed RU33 unplaced genomic scaffold, RU_Dsub_v1.1 Primary Assembly Seq354, whole genome shotgun sequence, the proteins below share one genomic window:
- the LOC119560929 gene encoding probable mitochondrial import inner membrane translocase subunit Tim17 1, whose amino-acid sequence MEEYSREPCPFRIIEDCGGAFAMGALGGGAFQAIKGYRNAPAGLKHRLSGGFAAVRARSGLVGGNFAVWGATFSAIDCTLVYYRKKEDPWNAIISGAATGGILAARTGLTSMLSSALVGGVLLALIEGVGIAVAHYSADSYRQVSPVERQEIYRQQQKDFYPFGADYAEADPSSL is encoded by the exons ATGGAGGAATACAGTCGTGAGCCGTGTCCCTTCCGCATTATCGAGGATTGCGGCGGAGCCTTCGCTATGGGCGCCCTGGGCGGAGGAGCCTTCCAGGCGATCAAGGGCTATCGTAACGCCCCCGCCGGTCTGAAACACCGACTGAGCGGGGGATTTGCAGCGGTACGGGCCCGCTCCGGTCTGGTGGGCGGGAACTTCGCGGTGTGGGGCGCTACGTTCAGCGCTATCGACTGCACACTGGTCTACTACCGGAAGAAGGAGGACCCGTGGAACGCGATTATTAGTGGGGCGGCCACGGGGGGTATTCTGGCTGCTCGCACTG GACTTACTTCCATGCTCAGCAGTGCCTTGGTGGGCGGCGTTCTTTTGGCCCTGATCGAGGGCGTGGGCATTGCGGTGGCCCATTACTCGGCGGATTCCTACCGCCAGGTGTCGCCCGTGGAGCGGCAGGAGATATACAGGCAGCAGCAGAAGGACTTTTATCCCTTTGGCGCGGACTATGCAGAG GCTGATCCGTCGTCATTGTAG